A single genomic interval of Orcinus orca chromosome 19, mOrcOrc1.1, whole genome shotgun sequence harbors:
- the XAF1 gene encoding XIAP-associated factor 1 isoform X3, whose translation MHAVRPAWVRGGAAAQWEAWPLAPTPGVVETAGGSSTGRGRRQGLAGLAELQRGFLECPATGTLEQPWAEKSENPSLPGLWAGLLEHFQFCFSARKNRNSSKQKDSADQNMEGNFQACRNCKRSGAPGHLALHGAHSLLFKVLCPECKEPVLQDTMEEHGGGGHQQANGSSQGKGVPVSGKVGCAACQQSLPKHLLEMHEAKECQERPVECQFCELAVRLNKVDIHEHPCGRRTEVCPDCGQRIVLHMLARHRDECCGEQTRLQKGKRIPAPESNICCHYCNQMIPGNKYFHHVDRCRPISDSVTYSPVGKPDIPPSSLSSQAAEDQTSTAEKDVRPKTKNTSRFRLLSEKSTRQAPRGTNKTTDLPLKSDGKLRASSPVEDETAYDILRRCSQCGIVLPLPTLTQHQEKCWWLASSKGK comes from the exons ATGCATGCAGTGAGGCCAGCCtgggtgaggggaggggctgctgccCAGTGGGAGGCCTGGCCTCTGGCTCCCACCCCAGGGGTCGTAGAAACAGCTGGTGGCAGCAGCACAGGCCGAGGGAGGCGGCAGGGGCTGGCTGGGCTGGCCGAGCTACAGAGGGGCTTCCTGGAGTGTCCAGCCACCGGTACCTTGGAGCAGCCCTGGGCTGAGAAATCTGAAAACCCCTCCCTTCCTGGGCTGTGGGCCGGGTTGTTAGAAcactttcagttttgtttctctGCCCGCAAGAACCGAAACTCCTCGAAACAGAAAGACTCCGCAGACCAGAACATGGAGGGAAACTTCCAGGCGTGCAGGAACTG CAAAAGAAGCGGGGCCCCTGGCCACTTGGCCCTCCATGGGGCCCACTCTCTGCTCTTCAAGGTCCTCTGTCCGGAGTGCAAGGAACCGGTCCTACAGGATACGATGGAAGAGCACGGCGGGGGCGGGCACCAGCAG GCGAATGGGTCCAGCCAAGGCAAGGGAGTCCCTGTTTCAGGAAAG GTGGGGTGCGCAGCGTGTCAGCAGAGCCTGCCGAAGCACTTGCTGGAGATGCACGAG GCCAAGGAATGCCAGGAGCGCCCCGTTGAGTGCCAGTTCTGTGAGCTGGCCGTGCGCCTCAACAAGGTGGACATCCACGAGCACCCCTGCGGCAGGCGGACGGAGGTCTGCCCAGACTGCGGCCAGCGCATCGTGCTCCACATGCTGGCCCGGCACAGAGACGAGTGCTGCGGTGAGCAGACCCGGCTCCAGAAAG GGAAGAGAATTCCAGCTCCTGAAAGCAACATCTGCTGTCATTATTGCAACCAAATGATCCCAGGAAATAAGTATTTCCACCATGTG GACAGATGCCGTCCAATCTCAGACTCTGTGACATATTCTCCAGTTGGGAAACCAGATATTCCTCCTTCATCCCTTTCAAGTCAGGCTGCTGAAGATCAAACTTCCACAGCAGAGAAAGACGTCCGTCCAAAGACGAAAAATACAAGCAGATTTCGCCTTCTTTCTGAAAAGTCAACGCGGCAAGCACCAAGAGGCACAAACAAAACCACGGATCTGCCTTTGAAGTCTGATGGCAAGCTCAGGGCCTCCTCTCCTGTAGAAGACGAGACAGCCTATGACATTCTGAGGAGGTGTTCTCAGTGTGGCATCGTACTTCCCCTGCCAACCCTAACCCAACATCAG gagaaaTGCTGGTGGTTAGCttcatcaaaaggaaaataa
- the XAF1 gene encoding XIAP-associated factor 1 isoform X5: MFGLIFRSVIPKVRNANVAGVQEDFRRITWDLSKTPKSQPHARPGKSRSLELGSSTGHASSLPGRERTSKRTRKERENRNSSKQKDSADQNMEGNFQACRNCKRSGAPGHLALHGAHSLLFKVLCPECKEPVLQDTMEEHGGGGHQQANGSSQGKGVPVSGKVKCSVEMRQEEKQERRALEGTHGQGWSKVGCAACQQSLPKHLLEMHEAKECQERPVECQFCELAVRLNKVDIHEHPCGRRTEVCPDCGQRIVLHMLARHRDECCGEQTRLQKGKRIPAPESNICCHYCNQMIPGNKYFHHVDRCRPISDSVTYSPVGKPDIPPSSLSSQAAEDQTSTAEKDVRPKTKNTSRFRLLSEKSTRQAPRGTNKTTDLPLKSDGKLRASSPVEDETAYDILRRCSQCGIVLPLPTLTQHQEKCWWLASSKGK; this comes from the exons aatcacctgggaccTTTCAAAAACTCCAAAGTCACAGCCACATGCCAGACCAGGGAAATCACGCTCTCTGGAGTTGGGCAG TTCAACAGGGCACGCCAGCTCTCTCCCCGGCAGAGAAAGGACCAGCAAGAGGaccaggaaggagagggag AACCGAAACTCCTCGAAACAGAAAGACTCCGCAGACCAGAACATGGAGGGAAACTTCCAGGCGTGCAGGAACTG CAAAAGAAGCGGGGCCCCTGGCCACTTGGCCCTCCATGGGGCCCACTCTCTGCTCTTCAAGGTCCTCTGTCCGGAGTGCAAGGAACCGGTCCTACAGGATACGATGGAAGAGCACGGCGGGGGCGGGCACCAGCAG GCGAATGGGTCCAGCCAAGGCAAGGGAGTCCCTGTTTCAGGAAAGGTAAAATGTTCCGTCGAGATGCGTCAAGAGGAGAAACAGGAAAGGAGAGCTCTAGAAGGCACTCATGGCCAAGGCTGGTCAAAG GTGGGGTGCGCAGCGTGTCAGCAGAGCCTGCCGAAGCACTTGCTGGAGATGCACGAG GCCAAGGAATGCCAGGAGCGCCCCGTTGAGTGCCAGTTCTGTGAGCTGGCCGTGCGCCTCAACAAGGTGGACATCCACGAGCACCCCTGCGGCAGGCGGACGGAGGTCTGCCCAGACTGCGGCCAGCGCATCGTGCTCCACATGCTGGCCCGGCACAGAGACGAGTGCTGCGGTGAGCAGACCCGGCTCCAGAAAG GGAAGAGAATTCCAGCTCCTGAAAGCAACATCTGCTGTCATTATTGCAACCAAATGATCCCAGGAAATAAGTATTTCCACCATGTG GACAGATGCCGTCCAATCTCAGACTCTGTGACATATTCTCCAGTTGGGAAACCAGATATTCCTCCTTCATCCCTTTCAAGTCAGGCTGCTGAAGATCAAACTTCCACAGCAGAGAAAGACGTCCGTCCAAAGACGAAAAATACAAGCAGATTTCGCCTTCTTTCTGAAAAGTCAACGCGGCAAGCACCAAGAGGCACAAACAAAACCACGGATCTGCCTTTGAAGTCTGATGGCAAGCTCAGGGCCTCCTCTCCTGTAGAAGACGAGACAGCCTATGACATTCTGAGGAGGTGTTCTCAGTGTGGCATCGTACTTCCCCTGCCAACCCTAACCCAACATCAG gagaaaTGCTGGTGGTTAGCttcatcaaaaggaaaataa
- the XAF1 gene encoding XIAP-associated factor 1 isoform X1: MHAVRPAWVRGGAAAQWEAWPLAPTPGVVETAGGSSTGRGRRQGLAGLAELQRGFLECPATGTLEQPWAEKSENPSLPGLWAGLLEHFQFCFSARKNRNSSKQKDSADQNMEGNFQACRNCKRSGAPGHLALHGAHSLLFKVLCPECKEPVLQDTMEEHGGGGHQQANGSSQGKGVPVSGKVKCSVEMRQEEKQERRALEGTHGQGWSKVGCAACQQSLPKHLLEMHEAKECQERPVECQFCELAVRLNKVDIHEHPCGRRTEVCPDCGQRIVLHMLARHRDECCGEQTRLQKGKRIPAPESNICCHYCNQMIPGNKYFHHVDRCRPISDSVTYSPVGKPDIPPSSLSSQAAEDQTSTAEKDVRPKTKNTSRFRLLSEKSTRQAPRGTNKTTDLPLKSDGKLRASSPVEDETAYDILRRCSQCGIVLPLPTLTQHQEKCWWLASSKGK, translated from the exons ATGCATGCAGTGAGGCCAGCCtgggtgaggggaggggctgctgccCAGTGGGAGGCCTGGCCTCTGGCTCCCACCCCAGGGGTCGTAGAAACAGCTGGTGGCAGCAGCACAGGCCGAGGGAGGCGGCAGGGGCTGGCTGGGCTGGCCGAGCTACAGAGGGGCTTCCTGGAGTGTCCAGCCACCGGTACCTTGGAGCAGCCCTGGGCTGAGAAATCTGAAAACCCCTCCCTTCCTGGGCTGTGGGCCGGGTTGTTAGAAcactttcagttttgtttctctGCCCGCAAGAACCGAAACTCCTCGAAACAGAAAGACTCCGCAGACCAGAACATGGAGGGAAACTTCCAGGCGTGCAGGAACTG CAAAAGAAGCGGGGCCCCTGGCCACTTGGCCCTCCATGGGGCCCACTCTCTGCTCTTCAAGGTCCTCTGTCCGGAGTGCAAGGAACCGGTCCTACAGGATACGATGGAAGAGCACGGCGGGGGCGGGCACCAGCAG GCGAATGGGTCCAGCCAAGGCAAGGGAGTCCCTGTTTCAGGAAAGGTAAAATGTTCCGTCGAGATGCGTCAAGAGGAGAAACAGGAAAGGAGAGCTCTAGAAGGCACTCATGGCCAAGGCTGGTCAAAG GTGGGGTGCGCAGCGTGTCAGCAGAGCCTGCCGAAGCACTTGCTGGAGATGCACGAG GCCAAGGAATGCCAGGAGCGCCCCGTTGAGTGCCAGTTCTGTGAGCTGGCCGTGCGCCTCAACAAGGTGGACATCCACGAGCACCCCTGCGGCAGGCGGACGGAGGTCTGCCCAGACTGCGGCCAGCGCATCGTGCTCCACATGCTGGCCCGGCACAGAGACGAGTGCTGCGGTGAGCAGACCCGGCTCCAGAAAG GGAAGAGAATTCCAGCTCCTGAAAGCAACATCTGCTGTCATTATTGCAACCAAATGATCCCAGGAAATAAGTATTTCCACCATGTG GACAGATGCCGTCCAATCTCAGACTCTGTGACATATTCTCCAGTTGGGAAACCAGATATTCCTCCTTCATCCCTTTCAAGTCAGGCTGCTGAAGATCAAACTTCCACAGCAGAGAAAGACGTCCGTCCAAAGACGAAAAATACAAGCAGATTTCGCCTTCTTTCTGAAAAGTCAACGCGGCAAGCACCAAGAGGCACAAACAAAACCACGGATCTGCCTTTGAAGTCTGATGGCAAGCTCAGGGCCTCCTCTCCTGTAGAAGACGAGACAGCCTATGACATTCTGAGGAGGTGTTCTCAGTGTGGCATCGTACTTCCCCTGCCAACCCTAACCCAACATCAG gagaaaTGCTGGTGGTTAGCttcatcaaaaggaaaataa
- the XAF1 gene encoding XIAP-associated factor 1 isoform X8: protein MGVGAPGGQPEPGPHCSPSQANGSSQGKGVPVSGKVGCAACQQSLPKHLLEMHEAKECQERPVECQFCELAVRLNKVDIHEHPCGRRTEVCPDCGQRIVLHMLARHRDECCGEQTRLQKGKRIPAPESNICCHYCNQMIPGNKYFHHVDRCRPISDSVTYSPVGKPDIPPSSLSSQAAEDQTSTAEKDVRPKTKNTSRFRLLSEKSTRQAPRGTNKTTDLPLKSDGKLRASSPVEDETAYDILRRCSQCGIVLPLPTLTQHQEKCWWLASSKGK from the exons atgggggtgggggcaccAGGTGGCCAGCCGGAGCCCGGCCCGCACTGCAGCCCGTCTCAG GCGAATGGGTCCAGCCAAGGCAAGGGAGTCCCTGTTTCAGGAAAG GTGGGGTGCGCAGCGTGTCAGCAGAGCCTGCCGAAGCACTTGCTGGAGATGCACGAG GCCAAGGAATGCCAGGAGCGCCCCGTTGAGTGCCAGTTCTGTGAGCTGGCCGTGCGCCTCAACAAGGTGGACATCCACGAGCACCCCTGCGGCAGGCGGACGGAGGTCTGCCCAGACTGCGGCCAGCGCATCGTGCTCCACATGCTGGCCCGGCACAGAGACGAGTGCTGCGGTGAGCAGACCCGGCTCCAGAAAG GGAAGAGAATTCCAGCTCCTGAAAGCAACATCTGCTGTCATTATTGCAACCAAATGATCCCAGGAAATAAGTATTTCCACCATGTG GACAGATGCCGTCCAATCTCAGACTCTGTGACATATTCTCCAGTTGGGAAACCAGATATTCCTCCTTCATCCCTTTCAAGTCAGGCTGCTGAAGATCAAACTTCCACAGCAGAGAAAGACGTCCGTCCAAAGACGAAAAATACAAGCAGATTTCGCCTTCTTTCTGAAAAGTCAACGCGGCAAGCACCAAGAGGCACAAACAAAACCACGGATCTGCCTTTGAAGTCTGATGGCAAGCTCAGGGCCTCCTCTCCTGTAGAAGACGAGACAGCCTATGACATTCTGAGGAGGTGTTCTCAGTGTGGCATCGTACTTCCCCTGCCAACCCTAACCCAACATCAG gagaaaTGCTGGTGGTTAGCttcatcaaaaggaaaataa
- the XAF1 gene encoding XIAP-associated factor 1 isoform X6 — protein MEGNFQACRNCKRSGAPGHLALHGAHSLLFKVLCPECKEPVLQDTMEEHGGGGHQQANGSSQGKGVPVSGKVKCSVEMRQEEKQERRALEGTHGQGWSKVGCAACQQSLPKHLLEMHEAKECQERPVECQFCELAVRLNKVDIHEHPCGRRTEVCPDCGQRIVLHMLARHRDECCGEQTRLQKGKRIPAPESNICCHYCNQMIPGNKYFHHVDRCRPISDSVTYSPVGKPDIPPSSLSSQAAEDQTSTAEKDVRPKTKNTSRFRLLSEKSTRQAPRGTNKTTDLPLKSDGKLRASSPVEDETAYDILRRCSQCGIVLPLPTLTQHQEKCWWLASSKGK, from the exons ATGGAGGGAAACTTCCAGGCGTGCAGGAACTG CAAAAGAAGCGGGGCCCCTGGCCACTTGGCCCTCCATGGGGCCCACTCTCTGCTCTTCAAGGTCCTCTGTCCGGAGTGCAAGGAACCGGTCCTACAGGATACGATGGAAGAGCACGGCGGGGGCGGGCACCAGCAG GCGAATGGGTCCAGCCAAGGCAAGGGAGTCCCTGTTTCAGGAAAGGTAAAATGTTCCGTCGAGATGCGTCAAGAGGAGAAACAGGAAAGGAGAGCTCTAGAAGGCACTCATGGCCAAGGCTGGTCAAAG GTGGGGTGCGCAGCGTGTCAGCAGAGCCTGCCGAAGCACTTGCTGGAGATGCACGAG GCCAAGGAATGCCAGGAGCGCCCCGTTGAGTGCCAGTTCTGTGAGCTGGCCGTGCGCCTCAACAAGGTGGACATCCACGAGCACCCCTGCGGCAGGCGGACGGAGGTCTGCCCAGACTGCGGCCAGCGCATCGTGCTCCACATGCTGGCCCGGCACAGAGACGAGTGCTGCGGTGAGCAGACCCGGCTCCAGAAAG GGAAGAGAATTCCAGCTCCTGAAAGCAACATCTGCTGTCATTATTGCAACCAAATGATCCCAGGAAATAAGTATTTCCACCATGTG GACAGATGCCGTCCAATCTCAGACTCTGTGACATATTCTCCAGTTGGGAAACCAGATATTCCTCCTTCATCCCTTTCAAGTCAGGCTGCTGAAGATCAAACTTCCACAGCAGAGAAAGACGTCCGTCCAAAGACGAAAAATACAAGCAGATTTCGCCTTCTTTCTGAAAAGTCAACGCGGCAAGCACCAAGAGGCACAAACAAAACCACGGATCTGCCTTTGAAGTCTGATGGCAAGCTCAGGGCCTCCTCTCCTGTAGAAGACGAGACAGCCTATGACATTCTGAGGAGGTGTTCTCAGTGTGGCATCGTACTTCCCCTGCCAACCCTAACCCAACATCAG gagaaaTGCTGGTGGTTAGCttcatcaaaaggaaaataa
- the XAF1 gene encoding XIAP-associated factor 1 isoform X7 — MGVGAPGGQPEPGPHCSPSQANGSSQGKGVPVSGKVKCSVEMRQEEKQERRALEGTHGQGWSKVGCAACQQSLPKHLLEMHEAKECQERPVECQFCELAVRLNKVDIHEHPCGRRTEVCPDCGQRIVLHMLARHRDECCGEQTRLQKGKRIPAPESNICCHYCNQMIPGNKYFHHVDRCRPISDSVTYSPVGKPDIPPSSLSSQAAEDQTSTAEKDVRPKTKNTSRFRLLSEKSTRQAPRGTNKTTDLPLKSDGKLRASSPVEDETAYDILRRCSQCGIVLPLPTLTQHQEKCWWLASSKGK, encoded by the exons atgggggtgggggcaccAGGTGGCCAGCCGGAGCCCGGCCCGCACTGCAGCCCGTCTCAG GCGAATGGGTCCAGCCAAGGCAAGGGAGTCCCTGTTTCAGGAAAGGTAAAATGTTCCGTCGAGATGCGTCAAGAGGAGAAACAGGAAAGGAGAGCTCTAGAAGGCACTCATGGCCAAGGCTGGTCAAAG GTGGGGTGCGCAGCGTGTCAGCAGAGCCTGCCGAAGCACTTGCTGGAGATGCACGAG GCCAAGGAATGCCAGGAGCGCCCCGTTGAGTGCCAGTTCTGTGAGCTGGCCGTGCGCCTCAACAAGGTGGACATCCACGAGCACCCCTGCGGCAGGCGGACGGAGGTCTGCCCAGACTGCGGCCAGCGCATCGTGCTCCACATGCTGGCCCGGCACAGAGACGAGTGCTGCGGTGAGCAGACCCGGCTCCAGAAAG GGAAGAGAATTCCAGCTCCTGAAAGCAACATCTGCTGTCATTATTGCAACCAAATGATCCCAGGAAATAAGTATTTCCACCATGTG GACAGATGCCGTCCAATCTCAGACTCTGTGACATATTCTCCAGTTGGGAAACCAGATATTCCTCCTTCATCCCTTTCAAGTCAGGCTGCTGAAGATCAAACTTCCACAGCAGAGAAAGACGTCCGTCCAAAGACGAAAAATACAAGCAGATTTCGCCTTCTTTCTGAAAAGTCAACGCGGCAAGCACCAAGAGGCACAAACAAAACCACGGATCTGCCTTTGAAGTCTGATGGCAAGCTCAGGGCCTCCTCTCCTGTAGAAGACGAGACAGCCTATGACATTCTGAGGAGGTGTTCTCAGTGTGGCATCGTACTTCCCCTGCCAACCCTAACCCAACATCAG gagaaaTGCTGGTGGTTAGCttcatcaaaaggaaaataa
- the XAF1 gene encoding XIAP-associated factor 1 isoform X2 → MQEVQEPLSGNKLQVQQGTPALSPAEKGPARGPGRRGRSVFYARGWRDMHAVRPAWVRGGAAAQWEAWPLAPTPGVVETAGGSSTGRGRRQGLAGLAELQRGFLECPATGTLEQPWAEKSENPSLPGLWAGLLEHFQFCFSARKNRNSSKQKDSADQNMEGNFQACRNCKRSGAPGHLALHGAHSLLFKVLCPECKEPVLQDTMEEHGGGGHQQANGSSQGKGVPVSGKVKCSVEMRQEEKQERRALEGTHGQGWSKVGCAACQQSLPKHLLEMHEAKECQERPVECQFCELAVRLNKVDIHEHPCGRRTEVCPDCGQRIVLHMLARHRDECCGEQTRLQKGKRIPAPESNICCHYCNQMIPGNKYFHHVDRCRPISDSVTYSPVGKPDIPPSSLSSQAAEDQTSTAEKDVRPKTKNTSRFRLLSEKSTRQAPRGTNKTTDLPLKSDGKLRASSPVEDETAYDILRRCSQCGIVLPLPTLTQHQEKCWWLASSKGK, encoded by the exons ATGCAGGAAGTCCAGGAGCCACTCTCAGGGAACAAGCTTCAAGTTCAACAGGGCACGCCAGCTCTCTCCCCGGCAGAGAAAGGACCAGCAAGAGGaccaggaaggagagggaggtctGTGTTTTATGCAAGGGGATGGAGAGACATGCATGCAGTGAGGCCAGCCtgggtgaggggaggggctgctgccCAGTGGGAGGCCTGGCCTCTGGCTCCCACCCCAGGGGTCGTAGAAACAGCTGGTGGCAGCAGCACAGGCCGAGGGAGGCGGCAGGGGCTGGCTGGGCTGGCCGAGCTACAGAGGGGCTTCCTGGAGTGTCCAGCCACCGGTACCTTGGAGCAGCCCTGGGCTGAGAAATCTGAAAACCCCTCCCTTCCTGGGCTGTGGGCCGGGTTGTTAGAAcactttcagttttgtttctctGCCCGCAAGAACCGAAACTCCTCGAAACAGAAAGACTCCGCAGACCAGAACATGGAGGGAAACTTCCAGGCGTGCAGGAACTG CAAAAGAAGCGGGGCCCCTGGCCACTTGGCCCTCCATGGGGCCCACTCTCTGCTCTTCAAGGTCCTCTGTCCGGAGTGCAAGGAACCGGTCCTACAGGATACGATGGAAGAGCACGGCGGGGGCGGGCACCAGCAG GCGAATGGGTCCAGCCAAGGCAAGGGAGTCCCTGTTTCAGGAAAGGTAAAATGTTCCGTCGAGATGCGTCAAGAGGAGAAACAGGAAAGGAGAGCTCTAGAAGGCACTCATGGCCAAGGCTGGTCAAAG GTGGGGTGCGCAGCGTGTCAGCAGAGCCTGCCGAAGCACTTGCTGGAGATGCACGAG GCCAAGGAATGCCAGGAGCGCCCCGTTGAGTGCCAGTTCTGTGAGCTGGCCGTGCGCCTCAACAAGGTGGACATCCACGAGCACCCCTGCGGCAGGCGGACGGAGGTCTGCCCAGACTGCGGCCAGCGCATCGTGCTCCACATGCTGGCCCGGCACAGAGACGAGTGCTGCGGTGAGCAGACCCGGCTCCAGAAAG GGAAGAGAATTCCAGCTCCTGAAAGCAACATCTGCTGTCATTATTGCAACCAAATGATCCCAGGAAATAAGTATTTCCACCATGTG GACAGATGCCGTCCAATCTCAGACTCTGTGACATATTCTCCAGTTGGGAAACCAGATATTCCTCCTTCATCCCTTTCAAGTCAGGCTGCTGAAGATCAAACTTCCACAGCAGAGAAAGACGTCCGTCCAAAGACGAAAAATACAAGCAGATTTCGCCTTCTTTCTGAAAAGTCAACGCGGCAAGCACCAAGAGGCACAAACAAAACCACGGATCTGCCTTTGAAGTCTGATGGCAAGCTCAGGGCCTCCTCTCCTGTAGAAGACGAGACAGCCTATGACATTCTGAGGAGGTGTTCTCAGTGTGGCATCGTACTTCCCCTGCCAACCCTAACCCAACATCAG gagaaaTGCTGGTGGTTAGCttcatcaaaaggaaaataa
- the XAF1 gene encoding XIAP-associated factor 1 isoform X4 has product MHAVRPAWVRGGAAAQWEAWPLAPTPGVVETAGGSSTGRGRRQGLAGLAELQRGFLECPATGTLEQPWAEKSENPSLPGLWAGLLEHFQFCFSARKNRNSSKQKDSADQNMEGNFQACRNCKRSGAPGHLALHGAHSLLFKVLCPECKEPVLQDTMEEHGGGGHQQVGCAACQQSLPKHLLEMHEAKECQERPVECQFCELAVRLNKVDIHEHPCGRRTEVCPDCGQRIVLHMLARHRDECCGEQTRLQKGKRIPAPESNICCHYCNQMIPGNKYFHHVDRCRPISDSVTYSPVGKPDIPPSSLSSQAAEDQTSTAEKDVRPKTKNTSRFRLLSEKSTRQAPRGTNKTTDLPLKSDGKLRASSPVEDETAYDILRRCSQCGIVLPLPTLTQHQEKCWWLASSKGK; this is encoded by the exons ATGCATGCAGTGAGGCCAGCCtgggtgaggggaggggctgctgccCAGTGGGAGGCCTGGCCTCTGGCTCCCACCCCAGGGGTCGTAGAAACAGCTGGTGGCAGCAGCACAGGCCGAGGGAGGCGGCAGGGGCTGGCTGGGCTGGCCGAGCTACAGAGGGGCTTCCTGGAGTGTCCAGCCACCGGTACCTTGGAGCAGCCCTGGGCTGAGAAATCTGAAAACCCCTCCCTTCCTGGGCTGTGGGCCGGGTTGTTAGAAcactttcagttttgtttctctGCCCGCAAGAACCGAAACTCCTCGAAACAGAAAGACTCCGCAGACCAGAACATGGAGGGAAACTTCCAGGCGTGCAGGAACTG CAAAAGAAGCGGGGCCCCTGGCCACTTGGCCCTCCATGGGGCCCACTCTCTGCTCTTCAAGGTCCTCTGTCCGGAGTGCAAGGAACCGGTCCTACAGGATACGATGGAAGAGCACGGCGGGGGCGGGCACCAGCAG GTGGGGTGCGCAGCGTGTCAGCAGAGCCTGCCGAAGCACTTGCTGGAGATGCACGAG GCCAAGGAATGCCAGGAGCGCCCCGTTGAGTGCCAGTTCTGTGAGCTGGCCGTGCGCCTCAACAAGGTGGACATCCACGAGCACCCCTGCGGCAGGCGGACGGAGGTCTGCCCAGACTGCGGCCAGCGCATCGTGCTCCACATGCTGGCCCGGCACAGAGACGAGTGCTGCGGTGAGCAGACCCGGCTCCAGAAAG GGAAGAGAATTCCAGCTCCTGAAAGCAACATCTGCTGTCATTATTGCAACCAAATGATCCCAGGAAATAAGTATTTCCACCATGTG GACAGATGCCGTCCAATCTCAGACTCTGTGACATATTCTCCAGTTGGGAAACCAGATATTCCTCCTTCATCCCTTTCAAGTCAGGCTGCTGAAGATCAAACTTCCACAGCAGAGAAAGACGTCCGTCCAAAGACGAAAAATACAAGCAGATTTCGCCTTCTTTCTGAAAAGTCAACGCGGCAAGCACCAAGAGGCACAAACAAAACCACGGATCTGCCTTTGAAGTCTGATGGCAAGCTCAGGGCCTCCTCTCCTGTAGAAGACGAGACAGCCTATGACATTCTGAGGAGGTGTTCTCAGTGTGGCATCGTACTTCCCCTGCCAACCCTAACCCAACATCAG gagaaaTGCTGGTGGTTAGCttcatcaaaaggaaaataa